In Streptomyces sp. NBC_00704, a genomic segment contains:
- a CDS encoding acyltransferase family protein, whose product MPAPRRDEAGEAGGKRTGGGGRDRYFDLLRAVALFRVVLYHLMGWAWLPVVFPSMGVMFALAGDLMARSLSRRPALEVARGRLRRLLPPLWLLGAVGVTGMLAGGWSPDAEGRPGWWWLHLAYWILPVSDPPYAEGLPGVHGLIGDDWGSDLGVPLWYIRAYLWFVLLSPLLLRALRRLPWPTVLAPVALCAALEFGALTVPGWRLGSALSDFGTFGACWLLGMARHEGVLRRLPRYVVPSLAPAVAAVGLWYALSHDLREGHDLDDMPFGQSLWSFAAVLLLLHISPSWSEWPPRLRRWDRLITLLNSRAVTIYLWHNVCITVVEGLWDRLWGVPWLETDAPWILQSPWPQLPAVWLLTAVCVVCFGWVEDLAARRRPRLWPDGRTGTHRA is encoded by the coding sequence GTGCCCGCGCCGCGCCGGGACGAGGCGGGGGAGGCCGGCGGGAAGAGGACGGGCGGCGGCGGGCGCGACCGCTACTTCGACCTCCTGCGCGCCGTCGCCCTCTTCCGCGTCGTCCTCTACCACCTGATGGGCTGGGCCTGGCTGCCCGTCGTCTTCCCCTCGATGGGCGTGATGTTCGCCCTCGCCGGCGACCTCATGGCGCGCTCGCTGAGCAGACGGCCCGCGCTGGAGGTCGCGCGCGGACGGCTGCGCCGGCTGCTGCCCCCGCTGTGGCTGCTGGGCGCGGTCGGCGTGACGGGCATGCTGGCGGGCGGCTGGAGCCCGGACGCCGAGGGGCGTCCCGGCTGGTGGTGGTTGCACCTCGCCTACTGGATCCTGCCGGTGAGCGACCCCCCGTACGCCGAGGGCCTGCCCGGCGTCCACGGGCTGATCGGCGACGACTGGGGCTCCGACCTGGGCGTTCCGCTCTGGTACATCCGCGCCTACCTGTGGTTCGTGCTGCTCTCCCCGCTGCTGCTGCGCGCCCTGCGCCGACTGCCCTGGCCGACGGTCCTCGCACCGGTGGCGCTGTGCGCGGCGCTGGAGTTCGGCGCGCTGACGGTGCCCGGCTGGCGTCTGGGGTCCGCTCTCAGCGACTTCGGCACGTTCGGCGCGTGCTGGCTGCTGGGCATGGCGCGTCACGAGGGCGTGCTGCGCAGGCTGCCCCGCTACGTCGTCCCGTCCCTGGCCCCGGCGGTCGCCGCCGTCGGCCTCTGGTACGCGCTGAGCCACGACCTGCGCGAGGGGCACGACCTGGACGACATGCCGTTCGGCCAGTCGCTGTGGTCGTTCGCGGCGGTCCTGCTCCTTCTGCACATCAGCCCGTCCTGGAGCGAGTGGCCGCCGCGGCTGCGCCGCTGGGACCGGCTGATCACCCTGCTCAACTCCCGTGCCGTCACGATCTATCTGTGGCACAACGTGTGCATCACGGTCGTGGAGGGGCTGTGGGACCGCCTCTGGGGCGTCCCGTGGCTGGAGACGGACGCCCCCTGGATCCTTCAGAGTCCGTGGCCGCAACTGCCTGCGGTCTGGCTGCTGACGGCGGTCTGCGTCGTCTGCTTCGGCTGGGTCGAGGACCTGGCGGCCCGCCGCAGACCCCGCCTGTGGCCGGACGGCCGGACGGGCACGCACCGCGCCTGA
- a CDS encoding bifunctional polysaccharide deacetylase/glycosyltransferase family 2 protein, which yields MMAMLMLRGYVHSEILADYRIRPEAASDKVPEKILDGGPVVDTRGGRQTGLEVPDHRIVLTFDDGPDPRWTPEVLDVLKKHHVHAVFFITGTMASRYPDLVRRMVDEGHEIGLHTFNHPDLSYQSKKRIDWELTQNQLALAGAAGIRTSLFRPPYSSTADALDDASWPVTEYVGSRGYLTVFTTADSEDWQRPGVRQIIRNATPKDGEGAIVLMHDSGGDRHQTVQALDVYLPRLQADGYRFENLTEALHAPSAHTPVTGLDLWKGKAWVFLVAASDDITGVLVVGLAVIGVLVFARFGLMLLLSAIHTRRTRRKGFVWGPDAPVTEPASVLVPAYNEAKCIENTVRSLMRSEHPIEILVIDDGSSDGTARIVEDLGLPGVRVVRQLNAGKPAALNRGIANARHDLIVMMDGDTVFEPATVRELVQPFADPRVGAVAGNAKVGNKDTLIGAWQHIEYVMGFNLDRRMYDVLRCMPTIPGAVGAFRRSALDRVGGMSDDTLAEDTDITMAIHRDGWHVVYAEKARAWTEAPESVQQLWSQRYRWCYGTMQAIWKHRRAIVEGGASGRFGRVGLPLVSLFMVVAPLLAPLIDLFLVYGLLFGPTGRTVAAWFGVLAVQAGCAAYAFVLDKERLTPLISLPLQQMLYRQLMYIVLLQSWITALTGGRLRWQKLRRKGQVAAPPGAPAMSTDGGTAL from the coding sequence GATGCTGATGCTGCGCGGCTACGTGCACAGCGAGATCCTCGCCGACTACCGCATCCGCCCCGAGGCCGCCTCCGACAAGGTGCCGGAGAAGATCCTCGACGGCGGCCCGGTGGTCGACACCCGCGGCGGCCGGCAGACCGGCCTGGAGGTGCCGGACCACCGGATCGTGCTCACCTTCGACGACGGCCCCGACCCGAGGTGGACCCCCGAGGTCCTCGACGTCCTGAAGAAGCACCACGTCCACGCCGTCTTCTTCATCACCGGCACCATGGCCTCCCGCTATCCCGACCTGGTGCGGCGGATGGTGGACGAGGGCCACGAGATCGGGCTGCACACCTTCAACCACCCCGACCTCTCCTACCAGTCGAAGAAGCGCATCGACTGGGAACTCACCCAGAACCAGCTGGCCCTGGCCGGGGCGGCGGGCATCCGCACGTCCCTGTTCCGGCCGCCCTACTCCTCCACCGCGGACGCCCTCGACGACGCGTCCTGGCCGGTCACCGAGTACGTGGGAAGCCGCGGCTACCTCACCGTCTTCACCACCGCCGACAGCGAGGACTGGCAGCGGCCGGGCGTGCGGCAGATCATCCGCAACGCCACCCCGAAGGACGGCGAGGGCGCCATCGTCCTCATGCACGACTCGGGCGGCGACCGCCACCAGACCGTCCAGGCCCTCGACGTCTACCTGCCCCGGCTCCAGGCCGACGGGTACCGGTTCGAGAACCTCACCGAGGCCCTGCACGCGCCCAGCGCGCACACCCCCGTCACCGGGCTCGACCTGTGGAAGGGCAAGGCCTGGGTCTTCCTGGTCGCCGCCTCCGACGACATCACCGGCGTCCTGGTCGTCGGCCTCGCCGTCATCGGAGTCCTCGTCTTCGCCCGCTTCGGCCTCATGCTGCTGCTGTCCGCGATCCACACCCGCCGGACCCGGCGCAAGGGGTTCGTCTGGGGGCCCGACGCGCCCGTCACCGAACCGGCGTCCGTGCTCGTCCCGGCCTACAACGAGGCCAAGTGCATCGAGAACACGGTGCGTTCGCTGATGAGGAGCGAGCACCCGATCGAGATCCTCGTCATCGACGACGGCTCCAGCGACGGCACCGCCCGCATCGTCGAGGACCTCGGCCTGCCCGGCGTCCGCGTGGTCCGGCAGCTCAACGCCGGCAAGCCCGCCGCCCTCAACCGGGGCATCGCCAACGCCCGGCACGACCTCATCGTCATGATGGACGGCGACACCGTGTTCGAGCCGGCCACGGTCCGCGAGCTCGTGCAGCCGTTCGCCGACCCCAGGGTCGGCGCGGTCGCCGGCAACGCCAAGGTCGGCAACAAGGACACCCTCATCGGCGCGTGGCAGCACATCGAGTACGTGATGGGCTTCAACCTCGACCGCCGCATGTACGACGTCCTGCGCTGCATGCCCACCATCCCGGGCGCCGTCGGGGCGTTCCGGCGCAGCGCGCTCGACCGCGTCGGCGGCATGAGCGACGACACCCTCGCCGAGGACACCGACATCACCATGGCCATCCACCGGGACGGCTGGCACGTCGTGTACGCGGAGAAGGCGCGCGCCTGGACCGAGGCCCCCGAGTCCGTCCAGCAGCTGTGGTCGCAGCGCTACCGCTGGTGCTACGGCACCATGCAGGCCATCTGGAAGCACCGCCGGGCCATCGTCGAGGGGGGAGCGTCGGGCCGCTTCGGCCGCGTCGGCCTGCCCCTCGTCTCGCTGTTCATGGTGGTCGCCCCGCTGCTCGCCCCGCTCATCGACCTCTTCCTCGTCTACGGGCTGCTCTTCGGGCCGACGGGCAGGACGGTCGCCGCCTGGTTCGGCGTCCTCGCCGTCCAGGCCGGGTGCGCGGCCTACGCCTTCGTGCTCGACAAGGAGCGGCTCACCCCGCTGATCTCCCTCCCGCTCCAGCAGATGCTGTACCGCCAGCTGATGTACATCGTGCTGCTCCAGTCCTGGATCACCGCCCTCACCGGCGGCCGGCTGCGCTGGCAGAAGCTGCGGCGCAAGGGCCAGGTGGCCGCCCCGCCCGGCGCGCCGGCCATGAGCACGGACGGAGGAACGGCCCTGTGA